In a single window of the Zea mays cultivar B73 chromosome 5, Zm-B73-REFERENCE-NAM-5.0, whole genome shotgun sequence genome:
- the LOC100283001 gene encoding dihydroflavonol-4-reductase encodes MASGEEGKGETVLVTGASGFIGSTLVRGLLGRGYNVRAGVLDPDDRAETDHLLALAAGAGRLSFFRCDLLDGAALLDAARGCSGVFHLASPCTVDPVKDPQNQLMVPAVEGTLNVVRAAKDAGGVRRVVVTSSISAVVPNPGWPAGEVVDERCWTDIDYCEKNGVWYPASKTLAEKAAWKFAEENGLDVVVVNPGTVLGPMIPPAINASMAMFCRLLQGCTEEYADFFLGPVHVEDVAMAHILVFESASASGRHLCVHSICHWSDFAAKVAELYPDYKVPKFPMDTQPGLVRQEVGSKKLTALGLQITPMEKIIRDAVESLKSRGHIS; translated from the exons ATGGCAAGCGGGGAAGAAGGCAAGGGCGAGACGGTGCTGGTCACCGGGGCCAGCGGCTTCATCGGTTCGACCCTCGTCCGCGGCCTCCTCGGCCGCGGCTACAACGTCCGCGCCGGCGTCCTCGACCCCG ACGACAGGGCGGAGACGGACCACCTCCTCGCGCTCGCCGCCGGCGCCGGCCGCCTCAGCTTCTTCCGCTGCGACCTCCTGGACGGCGCCGCGCTGCTCGACGCGGCAAGGGGGTGCTCGGGCGTCTTCCACCTCGCGTCACCCTGCACCGTCGACCCCGTCAAGGACCCCCAG AATCAGCTGATGGTGCCTGCGGTGGAAGGGACGCTGAACGTGGTGCGCGCGGCCAAGGACGCCGGCGGAGTGCGGCGGGTGGTCGTGACCTCGTCCATCTCGGCCGTCGTGCCCAACCCCGGGTGGCCCGCCGGCGAGGTCGTCGACGAGCGTTGCTGGACCGACATCGACTACTGCGAGAAGAATGGG GTTTGGTACCCTGCTTCCAAGACGCTGGCGGAGAAGGCGGCGTGGAAGTTTGCAGAGGAGAACGGGCTGGATGTGGTTGTGGTTAACCCGGGGACTGTGCTGGGCCCGATGATTCCACCAGCCATCAACGCTAGCATGGCCATGTTTTGTCGCCTCCTTCAAG GCTGCACGGAGGAGTACGCCGATTTCTTCCTAGGGCCAGTGCACGTGGAAGACGTCGCCATGGCGCATATCCTGGTGTTCGAGAGCGCATCGGCGTCGGGGAGGCACCTGTGCGTCCACTCCATCTGCCACTGGAGCGACTTCGCCGCCAAAGTCGCCGAGCTCTACCCCGACTACAAAGTGCCCAA GTTCCCCATGGACACCCAGCCTGGGCTGGTGAGACAGGAGGTGGGGTCCAAGAAGCTCACCGCGCTGGGGCTTCAGATCACCCCCATGGAGAAGATCATCAGGGATGCCGTCGAGAGCCTCAAGAGCCGAGGCCACATCTCCTGA
- the LOC100383800 gene encoding Protein trichome birefringence-like 34: MAGCTPPRKGRSTAGDGGLEEAWLVAEAPAPAKKLHARAAAWGVVTVSFGTRGHGHFNSFVLLLLVLFVVLAISVTTTTTTTKQRETTTTTAAPPPADGARARAGGQGECNMSSGRWVYDGAAYPLYEESACKFMSDQSACGKFGRTNRKYQHWRWQPHGCDLPRFDAVKLLERLRGKRLAFVGDSLNRNQWISMVCLIDTATPMLHKSMAGGNDSSLVSFRIHEYNASVDFYWSPLLVESNSDHPVHHRVADRVVRAGSIDKHARHWGDADVLVFNSYLWWRRPSMKVLRGSFEAAAAAAYEVTDSLRAFEMSMKTWSEWLERHVDRARTGLFFTSISPTHLHSDEWEEAAGSGSGAGNHRCYGEMEPITAEGHRGRDTDPAFARAVEAQVARLGARGVAVRVLNVTQLSEHRKDAHPSVHRRQWSPPTAAELEARARDPSSGADCIHWCLPGVPDVWNQMLYAHLVSSS, from the exons ATGGCCGGGTGCACCCCGCCGCGGAAGGGCCGGAGCACGGCCGGCGACGGCGGCCTTGAGGAGGCGTGGCTGGTGGCGGAGGCGCCGGCGCCGGCCAAGAAGCTCCACGCGAGGGCTGCGGCGTGGGGCGTCGTCACCGTCAGCTTCGGCACCCGCGGCCACGGCCACTTCAACTCGTTCGTGCTGCTGCTGCTCGTCTTGTTCGTCGTCCTCGCCATTTCggtcaccaccaccaccaccaccaccaagcagcgggagacgacgacgacgacggccgcgccgccgcctgcggatggcgcccgcgcccgcgccggcggGCAAGGCGAGTGCAACATGTCGTCCGGCCGGTGGGTGTACGACGGCGCTGCGTACCCGCTGTACGAGGAGAGCGCGTGCAAGTTCATGTCGGACCAGTCGGCGTGCGGCAAGTTCGGGAGGACGAATCGCAAGTACCAGCACTGGAGGTGGCAGCCGCACGGCTGCGATCTTCCCAG GTTCGACGCGGTGAAGCTGCTCGAGAGGCTGCGCGGCAAGCGCCTGGCCTTCGTCGGCGACTCGCTGAACCGGAACCAGTGGATATCCATGGTCTGCCTCATCGACACCGCCACCCCGATGCTGCATAAGTCCATGGCCGGCGGCAACGACAGCTCCCTCGTTTCCTTCAGGATCCAT GAGTACAACGCGTCGGTGGACTTCTACTGGTCGCCGCTGCTAGTGGAATCGAACTCGGACCATCCGGTTCACCACCGGGTGGCCGACCGCGTCGTGCGCGCCGGCTCCATCGACAAGCACGCCAGGCACTGGGGCGACGCCGACGTGCTCGTCTTCAACTCCTACCTCTGGTGGCGCCGCCCGAGCATGAAAGTCCT GAGGGGTTCGttcgaggcggcggcggcggcggcgtacgAGGTGACCGACAGCCTGCGcgcgttcgagatgtcgatgaagaCGTGGTCGGAGTGGCTGGAGCGCCACGTCGACCGCGCCCGCACCGGGCTCTTCTTCACGAGCATTTCTCCGACGCACCTCCACTCCGACGAGTGGGAGGAGGCGGCCGGGTCCGGGAGCGGCGCCGGCAACCACCGATGCTACGGCGAAATGGAGCCGATCACGGCGGAGGGGCACCGCGGGCGGGACACGGACCCGGCGTTCGCGCGCGCGGTGGAGGCGCAGGTGGCGCGGCTGGGCGCGCGCGGCGTCGCCGTGCGGGTGCTCAACGTGACGCAGCTGTCGGAGCACCGCAAGGACGCGCACCCGTCCGTGCACCGGCGGCAGTGGAGCCCGCCCACGGCGGCGGAGCTGGAAGCGAGGGCGCGCGACCCCAGCAGCGGCGCCGACTGCATCCACTGGTGCCTCCCCGGCGTTCCCGACGTCTGGAACCAGATGCTCTATGCGCACCTCGTGTCGTCGTCGTAG